gacaggaggggaaaaggagggggaaaataaagggaaaaggaggaaaaaaggaggaggaaaggaggggggaaaagggggaaaaaggaggggaaaagagggaaatcccggctccagcccagccaggcgAGCAGGATCCCACCCCCCGGGCAGGGATGTGGCGCCTGCAGGGAATTCGAGCCGTTCCCAAAGAAAATTGGGATTATTTCATTGCTGGCTCCATGCCCAGGCTGGCGGGTTTTGGTGGAAATgatggaaaaaaggaggagatTCCCAAAAGTTGCTCAAATCTGTGGTTCCCGAGGTTCGGTGTTGTCCCGGGGAGCGGCTCCTGcaggggggagggaaagggatcTAATCCAGAGTCCCAAAATTCACCTGGACTGGGACACAGAGAACTCCAAACTGCCTCAAATCCACACTGAAAACTCCAAAGTGCCCCAAAATCCACATTCCACCTGGATTTGGACACGGAAAACTCCAAATTCCCCAGAGTCCACCCAGAAAACGCCAAACTTGACAAAATCTGCATGGATTTGGACCCAAAACATTCCAAACTCACCAAAATTCCAAATTCCCTAAAATCCACACGGAAAACTCCAAACTTGGCAAAATCTGCATGGATTTGGacccagaaaaccccaaactcccTGAAATCCACAGAGAAAActccaaattcccccaaaatccacccaaaTTCGGACCCAGAATCTCTGGAAGTTCCAGGACCAGAATTTTCCATGGATCTCTCCCAGTCCCAGCCAAATCCAGGGATAAAAGTggaattccagctctggaatcGTATCCCAGTTTTTGGGGACAGAgtgaaaaattcccaaaatatCCTAGGGAATGCCCTCAGCCCCCCCTGCTCCGTCCCCTCtcagattttcatttttcacttttcctttcccattttttttcccctttccatgttttttttttttttgggaatcCAATATCCCGTGACCGCCTCTCACCTCCCATCCCCTCCCGCTCTTGGTCTGCAGATCAAAGTgacaaaagaaatcaaaacctgggaagaaaagaaaacagctcctgaaaaaaaaaaataaaaatgggaattttgggagaATTCCTGCACTTCTGAGGACCCCAATCCCTGATTCCCTGGGAAAGATCCCCGAGGGAGCATTCCATAgtaaaaaaccataaaaatgcCATGTTTTACTGGTCCTTCCTGCTTTCACAGGATCAGCAGCTCCCTGATTTTCCTGGATTCCCCTTTGGAATCTGcccttcccaaattcccaaaattcctcaTCCCACATCCCAGTCCCACAGGTCAGCTCCCaaacactggggacagggagtgGGGAAGAGAATTAAAGATTTCTCCCAGATTTTTCCACCTTTAATGACTCCACAGCCACTGggcatgggcagggagggaggaacagcagaaaaatcctggaaaatcctggaaattccctttttccctgtgctgggagagcaggagaagcccccagggctgcaggctgtgccaatCCCAGCCCaacattcccatttttcccGGGAATCACCTGCCCTGGAGGTGCCAGACAGATGATATCGGGTTTTTGGCACCCAAATCCGCATTCCTCTGCGAACACCAATTTAAATTCCTGactcccagagctcctggagccagAAAAAAACGggaatgaaacaaaaatctgcGATGCCAGGATGTGATAAACGGGGTGGGACAGGGAACTGCTCAGCAcggggggtttggggggacgGGAGGGGACTCCAGAgattcccaaaaaatccccaaatccctgctcctcctttggGGTCCTGAGCGGGATAAACCCATGGGATGGACACGGGAATGGGGGGAGTTTGGGATTCTGGGGTTGGGGAAAAGTTTGGGATTTTGGCACTGAGGAAGAGTTTGGGATTCCAGGATTGAGGGAGAGTGAATAAATAAACTGGGAAAACTGTCTATATAAACTATGGAAAaccatatatataaatataaccatatatattatatatttttgaacaatataaaatatatataattatatttagaaaatatataattagagacataattatatatattatatatataattataatatataattttattttgatataAAGGATATAAAAGAGTTCAAGCCTTGGATTCCTTGGATTGTAGGAAAATTCAACATTTTCCTGGTCAAATACACCCAAATCTGAGCCTGGGAGAGGATCCAAGCCATTCTCAACCCCCTGGCAAAAGTAATTTTGCTGGAAAATCCTTGTCCCCTTCCTCCCCACCACACAGAAAAGAGTCACTGATTTATTTCTGATATTTCCCATCTCAATCCTTCATTtccaaccccaaaacaaaccccaaatcaatccccaaaaaacccaaacccgTGCTGGTTACAAGTGCTACAGTGAAATAATCAAATCACAACACAACAAGCCCCAAAGTCAGCGTGCTGCTCCGTGAGCGCCTGGTGAAGCACAAATTAAATATTCCAAGGGATTTTTGGGGTAAAAAGAGGACAAAAAGCAGAATTCTGATGAAGAACGAGCTGGTGAGGACCTCAAAAATCAGCAGCAACTTCTGGAAGCaaagctggaggagctggggatgaaCTCAaattctgcaggagcagggagcagttTCAAGGTCAAAGTGAGGGGGTTATTTTCAGTCCAAAAGGCAGGaaattggggattttggggattttggggtgccaTCCTCGCTGCTAGGctcccagcagcattcccatGAAATCAGATCCGGGCTGGACCGTGACGGCGGCGCCGGCGCCGTTGTCCACGAAGATGGAGGTGTACTGGCCAGCCTGCAGGGAAGTGGGAAAATGGGAGtttctgcagggaaaacagGGGAAAATCCCTCCCACCAGCAGGAATCTGCTgagttttatcttcttttttagccagggctgggattaaATGTGGGAGATGGAATTTCTTGTTTCGACTCAGATGTTTGTTAGTTCTTATCTATATTATTGTCCTATAAACTGAgagttctgcagcacttcacCAAAAAATGGAGCCCTGTCTGTCTCTAGaaggccttttaaggataaagtgtccaattaagaaattatttttactttttactcAATAACCAACCACCCATGGCCTGCAATGTGGAgtttttatccaattacacaaaaccacccaaagccatggaagaggaggaggaagagaaggagaaaaaggaaaaggaaaaggtgaagaaggagaaaaaggagaaggagaaggaggtgaagaagaaggaccagccaccaccctaaaacctccatcttgctctATAGCTATTTCCatattctaaaaccccaaactctgagtttcccaccctgtgacATCTCACCCTCTATCCAAAccccacacccacaatcccagtccCACCATTCccttctggaagcttctcctCAGCCCCAGGTCAGtgcagtgctctcctggggGTCAGAGCCTGGCACACAGAAACCTGAAATCCCCAGCAGGAATTCAGCCCAAGTCTGGGGCCGAGCTGATGACGTGGAAGAATTTTTGTGGCTTTGGAAGGAATTtggtctggggttttttgggtttttttgaaaaaaaaaaatccttcctgtCCTGACACATTTTTGGGTGAAGTGCCTTCAGACCCCCTCCTTGGAGGGGGGAAATCCCACTGGGAATAGAAATTCCCAAAGAAATCCCCTTGGGAATGGAATTTCAATTCATTGGGAATGGAAATTCCGTTGGAAATAGAACTCCACTGGGAGTGCAATGCCAGGGGAGAgttgggaaataaaaataaattaaaatttattataagtattggatttttctttttcccatgccTTCAATTCAGAATGTGAAACCCCAGTCAGGTTTtcctcctggtgctgccccaGGTGAGGAATTTCCCTCCTTTAGATGTAGGAACAAAGAGggtttattatttaattattatttatttgctacttatttaattattcattttattgttctttattaataattattaattttaacaTTATCATTATTTAtggatttatttattatttaattatttatttgctatttatttCCTGGAATTCCAGGGGAGAGTCCAGGAAATAATTCCTTGTCCTGCCCAGAGATTTGGGGCAGAAATTCCCAATTTTCAGGgcctcacctgcagctgcagcaagcCATGGACATAAACAGTGAAGATTTTGCTGTTGCTTTCCAGGCCAGCAATGACTTCCAAGGAcctaaaaaataagaaataaacagatttaaaaaatgaaaagttgGAGTCACTTGGCACCTGCTCAGCCCAGTTAAACTCAGTTTTAAGCCTGGCTGGTTCCTGCCCATCattgtttttccttattttcccaATTTAATCagcccttttcctcctttcttttttaattacttttctcCCAGTGATGAATCCCTGCAAATCCCAACATGctttttccaccaaaaataGCAAGTGGGAGCCCCTTGGCACCTGCCACTCAGCACAAACCCAGTTAAACTCAGTTTTAATCCTggcttttccttattttcccaATTAAACCAACTCCTTtcctaatttttattaattatatttttccctGTGATGAATCCCAGCAAGTCCCAGCGAGTTTTTcccaggagaaaggagaggtTGGAGCCCTTGGCAGCCGCTCAGGTGAGGCTGTGTCAggtcctgccccagccctcccctgctcctcccgAGCTTCCGGGGCTCGTCCCAAAACCCGGGGCCTTTCCAgccccatggatggatggatggatggatggatggatggatgggtgagTCAGGGCTGGCATTTCCAGGAAATTCCACAGGAAATGTGTCCAGGCAGGCTCccagcgctgctgctgccggctCCGTCCGTCTGTCCCAGCCCCGCGCGCCTGGACTGGGACCTGTCCCAAatccctgccccaaatccctgccccaaacccatCTTGAGGGACTTGTCCCAATCCCATTCTGAGGGATCTGGGATCTGTCCCAAatccctgccccaaatccctgccccaaacccatCTTGAGGGACCTGGGATCTGTCCCAAATCCATCCTCAGGCATCTGTTCCAAATCCATCCAGATCACTCCCACTGCTCTGGGACCTGTCCCAAATCCATACTGAGTGCTCTGGGATCTGTCCCAAAGTCACCCTGATTTCTGGACCTGTGGATTTCtggaggagctcagggcagggcatTAAAATAAACCtgggcagggatttggggtctggggCCAAGGACAGAGTCACAGCTTTGCCCTCTGCTGGAAAAGCTCCCAAAAttcccctgagcctcccctgggacacaaaaaaaataatttatgccATAAAATCCACTTTTGGTGAACTTCATCTTCCAGAGTTGGCTGAGATGTTCAGAAATGTGGAAAAGTAGAGGGAAGGAGTCCCCTGAGTGCCCCTGGGGTGCCTCACGTGTGTCTGTGGCACAGGGACTCGATGCAGATCAGCACCCGCACGCTGTCCCGCGCCCGCAGCTGCACTTTGCTCTTCAGCTCGCTGTGGTCTGGGagaaacagagggaaaatgTCAGAAATCCCACAAATTCTGGGGTttgagggacagagggacaccagCAGCCTTGGAATGGCTGCAGGAGGTGCCAGAGGGTTCCTCCTTATCTGATGGAGCCAAAGGCAATGGATACAAGGTGGATCCATCACTGGTCATCAGGGCAGAACCTCTGGAATATCAGATTTAAAATGGGATCCATCAGGGTGGATCCATCAGGGATAGAACCTCCGGAATATCAGATTTAAAAAGGGGATCCATCATGGGCCATCAGTGGCAGAACCTCTGGAATATCTGGGGATTCTCCAGGGGTTCTCTGGGGTGTTTAGGCTTTCTGGGGCAGCACTCACCGATGTGGATGTTGGCTGAGAACTGGTAGATGCCACCCACGGGGGCAGTGAAGCGCCCAGTGGCCAGGTTCAGCCCCGAGCCCCGCAGGAATGCGCCCTTGGCCACGGGCTGTGGAGAGAGAacagagctgagccctgggctgagcctgAATCCTGAATCCCTGGGCTGAGCCTGAATCCCTGTGCGGATCCCAAATCTATCCCTGTTCTGTTctggctccatccctgtgctgatcccaaatccctgctctgctctggctctgcattCCCCTTTCCCAGAGGGCACAAGCCCAAACTCGACTCTTCTTGTCCCTGGCTGCGGTGCCAGTTTGGCACCCAGagcctcccacagcagctcccagccaggaaaaatCAGGAATGAATTGGGCACCTCATGCCTGAGGCACAGGAAGCAGCAGCCCACTGCTGGGATGGCTTAATTAGTCCCATTTTCCCTGCTAATTaatgaggcagcagctctccctccagccctgcccatgccTCAGGGCTgatcctgcctggctgccaaGCTAGGCTGCCAAAAGTTTGGGAAATAATGGAATGGTGGATTTTAAAAGAGGATCCCAGGTGGATCCATCAGTGGCAGAACCTCTGGgataatagatttttaaaagtggATCCCAGGGGGATCCATCAAGGATAGAACCTCTGGAATATCAGATTTTAAAAGGGGATCCCAGGTGGATCCATCAGTGGCAGAACCTCTGGGATCATGGATTTTAAAAGGGAATTCACCAGGGTGGATCCACCAGAGGCAGAACCTCCAGAacaatgaattttaaaaggGGATCCCAGGTGGATCCACCTGTGGCCTCCTTTGGACACCTTCTCATGGATTTGTCTCTTCCTTTCAGCCCCAGAGGAGTTTCTGGGCTGAGCAGaagccccacagagccctggagctgatCCCCAGCAGGATGAGGCTGGAGTTCCTCACCGACTGGAAGTTCTGGAGTTCCACCAAGGTCTTCTTGTCCACCAGCACCTGGCCCTTGAGCTTGCAGTGGAACGCCTCCTCCACGCGCCGCTGCGAGGGAACCtcctccagggacagcagcagcgggggcagctggctgggctgggctgagatGGCCAGGGAGGCCCTGTGCTCCATGGCttctgaggggaaaagggaaacaaaatgaaataaaatggaataaaatcttcattttatGGCCTGGCTGTTCCTGTGAGGGAACCTCTTCCAGGGACAGTagcagctggctgggctgggctgagatGGGCAGGGAGGCCTTGTGCTCCATGGCTTCtgaggggaaaagaggaaaaaaatgaaataaaaggaaataaaatcttcATTTAAGGGCCTGGCCTATGAAACCATTAATGTGTGCCTGGAATTCTGCACTTGGATCTCCAATTaaagcccagcagcactgggggaaCATTTTTGGTCACCATTTTGGTTCATGGTTCTTCACCAAAACAAAGCTCCTCCAGCCTTTAACACCCTTTACCTTGAATATCCTCTGGAAAtctttgactttttaaaatcttttaccTTTCAAGATCTCCTTGAACTCCTGCAGAAGAACTTCCCTGGTGACTTCAgcccctggagctcctggaggtcCCTGAGGCCCAGGAGGCCCCGGAGGCCCTACCAGGCCTCGCTGAGGgaacaaacaaaggaaaatttgGGATTAAAACCTGGGAATTGCAGAAAATCCTACAGGAACATCAGACACGTGAGGGGGGTTGTTCCCAGAAAATTCCTGATAATTTTTGGAGGACACTGAGGGATCAGGAAGGGCCAAGAGCTCTGAGAGTCcctcagagatttttttccagctgctgggactCCCATTCCTCTGATAAACCTCTAAAATTCCACGGAAAAGCTGCCCAGACATTCAGAGGATGCAGATAATTCctcaaataattaaaattattaaaagaatcCAAGATTGTCCAAGCAGTAGATGAAAAGTGCCACGTGATTAATGAGCTGTCACTCAGCtcattaatttgaaataaacCACTTGTCCACACCTTGATTAATTGATCCTTTGGGATACTTGGACTTTATCTCttggatggggaaaaaaaatactgattttgtttttaatgagtGGGAAAATAACCTAAAAAAGGCTCAGTTTGAGAGATGAGAAAGGCTCAATTTGAGAGATGAGAAAGGCTCAATTTGAGAGACAAGTTTAGGAGTGGCTGGTTCAAAATTCCCACATCTCCTCTGCCAAAGCAAGAAGGCTCAAATTTCTCAAAAATGGAGAaattaaacaacaacaaaaaaaggaaatttagcACTCTttgggctgggaaaagctggAACCTTGAGGAtgagcagcaggatggaaaCTGGGACACGTGGAGTGCAAATCCTACCAATTTCTTGTCTTTGCCTTTGCATCTCCTCTTGGAGTTGCTGCCATCATCCGGGCGGTGCACGAAGGAGATCCAGGTCCTGCGGGGGTCTGTGAGCCGTGCAtctgcagcctccagcagctggggacaACCAGGACAAGGATCATGCACTGACTGAGCTCAGGGGCTCCCAGAaatccagcccagcagctggggacacaccagGACAAGAAGTGGCCTCAGAGGGTCCCAAAAATCCATCCTGGGCTGGTGGTGCTGCTTTTGGAGGACACTGAGGGATCAGGAGGAGCCAATAGCTCTGAAAAttcctcagattttttttctgagtccCTCAGAGATCTTTTTGCAACTGCTGGGACTCCCATTCCCTGATAATCCCCTGAAATTCCATGGAAAACCCACCCAGATGTTCAGGGGATGGAAAAATGGATCATTCAACTCCCAGAATCCACCTTGGgagttctctgctgttcccaACATGGAGaacaatgaaaattaaataaaaaaccaaagagAATTGGTGAAATGAGCCCGAAATCAGCTCAGAAAAGGCAGGAAACCCACCTTGGGCTGCTCCTCGCTGTTGGCCAGGGAGGTGTtcaggggctctgggtgctccttcctgcccctcctgtccctgtccctcctggctgctgtcaccatgCGGGGACAcagctggtggcacagcagcgccagcagcagccaccagccccGCATGGTGGCACCGAGGAAAATCCAATTTGTGTCCCAAAAAATTGGAACCGACCAGGTCAGGGTCAAGGAGCCAGAGGGGAAATGATCCAGGACCAAAAAAATCAGATCTGTGtccaaaaaaatctgaatttctgaGGTCAGGATCAAGGAGCCAGGGGGAAAATGCTCCAGTAccaataaaaacccaaaaaccccaaattaatCAGGTAAGGATCAAGAAGCTGGAGGAAAATCCTTcagaagcaataaaaaaaaatcagatttgtcTCTAAAATAAATCCAGAATGAAGCAGGTGAAAAGGATCCAAGCAATCAGCAATAAAAAACCAGATTTGTGTCCAAAATAAATCCAAGTTAACCAGGTCAGAatcaaggagctggaggagaatCCTTCAGGAGCAAAAAACGCCAGATTTGTCTCTAAAATAAATCCAGAATTAAGCAGGTGAGAAGGACCCAGCTGGATTTgtataaagaaaaatcagaatttcagaAGGATCCAAGCAGATTTATgtccaaaaaaatccaaattccaGGAGGTTCCAAGCAGCTCCTCGGGGTGGAAAAGCCAGAGATGAATTTATTTGGAATTTATTTGGAATTTGTTTGGAATTCTGGATCCTCAGGAGATGCAGCTGAGTCCGTGGGAGCTTCCCAGAAATCCCAGAGGCAAGGAGATGCTCTGCCCTAAACCCGGCCTAAAACTGGTTTGAAAGGCACTCAGCACCCCCCAAATGGGGCTTGCAACTGGTTTTACTCAGCCCCTTCTGACCCCTTTAATCCAGTTTGAAACTGGTTTTACTCAGCCCCTTCTGACCCCAAATCGGATTTAAAACTGGTTTTACTCTGCCCCCCGAAATGGGGCTTGAAACTGGTTTTGGAGGCTCTAAACCCTCCCCGGTTGGGTTTAAAGCTGGTTTTGGAGGCTCTAAACCCTCCCCGGTTGGGTTTAAAGCTGGTTTTGGAGGCTCTAAACCCTCCCCGGTTGGGTTTAAGGCTGGTTTTGGAGGCTCTAAAC
This genomic interval from Melospiza georgiana isolate bMelGeo1 chromosome 22, bMelGeo1.pri, whole genome shotgun sequence contains the following:
- the C1QTNF12 gene encoding adipolin, which codes for MRGWWLLLALLCHQLCPRMVTAARRDRDRRGRKEHPEPLNTSLANSEEQPKLLEAADARLTDPRRTWISFVHRPDDGSNSKRRCKGKDKKLRGLVGPPGPPGPQGPPGAPGAEVTREVLLQEFKEILKEAMEHRASLAISAQPSQLPPLLLSLEEVPSQRRVEEAFHCKLKGQVLVDKKTLVELQNFQSPVAKGAFLRGSGLNLATGRFTAPVGGIYQFSANIHIDHSELKSKVQLRARDSVRVLICIESLCHRHTSLEVIAGLESNSKIFTVYVHGLLQLQAGQYTSIFVDNGAGAAVTVQPGSDFMGMLLGA